CGGGAGCACTGGCAAAGATTCTGGGCGAAAGCTCAGCCCCGATCAAGTCTAGGCTAGCGATGAGATTTCCTTCTTTAAGGCGTCACTGAAGAACCTCTAGTAGCTGCTTCTTATGGATCGGCCTGATCAATGTAGGTCCCCGTCGGCGCAAGGCTCGGGCAAAAGCCTTGTCAAGCTTCTGTTTGGCTGACGATGATTACGTTTTGGCATCATTCACCTCCGTGGGGCCATTGTCAAAGAGCTCTTGTGCCTTGCACATGGTAGTCCTTGCATTCGCTTGTGTATTTGTGGTTCTGTCACTCTAGTGCTAGGGCATTTTGGTGTTGTTGTTGTTCCATCCTAAACGTTTGTAAAACATATAATTAGCCATTTTGGgctatataatatatatttaggtgAGGAGTAATCTCCCTGTTGACATTCCAAAAACAATATATACTCTATAGTCTTATCTACTAGTTGTGATAAACttataacttactaatctataTGTGTTTTCATCCATATCTACACTTTTTTGCCCATTCGCATGGCACCTCTTTGTATCATCAATCAGCCTGTTCGACTGGTCTATAAGCCGCTTGTGCTGGTTTGTACGGCtgattttattatgagagaaaaacattataccaTGTCTAATAAGCCTCGGCTGAAACGAACAAGCAAACAGGCTGAATATGAATTTAGGGAAACCATTAGCTTAAACTATTGTGTCACTTGTTGTAGCCCTATTCTTATGATGCCATTAATACAGGTCTTAGGCTTGTCGATTGATACATACTTTTTAATCGTCAAGTTCAGTGCTCTTGTTCTATGTGGGGGCTTCGCTCTGCCTCCAGACCTTTGCTGCTACGTAGCTAGGTGCAGGCCGAGGGTGTCCCACAGGAAAAGTTGAAACAGGCCGAATGTAAGAAATGGACGGGAGCGAAGGTTTGATGAAGGAGAACAATAGATATAGGAGTAAACtgccattaattcatcatctgTTACTGTTGTGCCCGCCGGGATTTTACAGGTTATACCCGGGGAAAGGTGGAATTACATTTATACTCGGTAGGGCCAGGGTTCTTTTACCAGTacgggcctgtttggaatgcgggattttttccccattcctgcgtttttcctgtgaaattgaactgattcctgtgaaattcctatgtgattcctgtgaaattcctgcattccaaacaggccctacatGGGGGTACAACAGGCGTTTTAACTCCACGATTCCAACCACCCAACTAACACCGTCAAGTTCTGCTTGAGGAGAGCACCTTCCCCCGTTAGTCAAAGATGGCGCTCCCAGGAAGGTTGTGAGGGTTCTTCATGCCTGTCGATTCTGCGAGTCTTCCCTGAACCTACAAAGGTAAAAAGGCGAGGCACCCCTCGCCTGGGGCACTGGCAAGGATAAATGTGATTGTCCTATCAAAAGTATTCGGGAGCTTTTGCCTCCCCCCTGAGGCTATACCAGTGGTCGAAGGTCCAGGCGAGGGTTCGAGGGTTCCCTGGAGTTTTCTCGGATGCAAGGGAGAGGGTGGAGCAGGTTCCCGTCGTGTCTGAAGCTGAGATGGGGTGACGCGTCGAGGGCATCCCCCCAACATTCTATATTTTATTAACACCATCTTCACACTTTTTTAACCAGCGGTCCTAATTTACCCTCTTAAGTACCATGACTGCATAAATACTCATTTAAAATCTACACCATGTTATTTAAGGTAAGTGATAGCGGCAGAAGGGAGATCTAGGATGAATAGCAGTGCTAACCTCAAGAAGATACAAATATTTAAGCCTCATATTGACTATTTGCTACAAATGAATCTCACAGGGCTGGAAGATATAGCCACTTATGGTTTGCACTAACCTCCCAACTTCCGACGTTGTTTGAATATTCTTATAAAAAAATTATATGTTGTCAAATGTATTAGATAAaacatataaataaatatatataaagtacgtaataacttatataaattatatatagtGGTCATTAATAATTTTAGATAATTGGTTAGCACTAAGGAATTTTATAAATTACATATATGATTCACTAAGGAATTATTTTTACATGTTTGTTgaaaacataacatatatatttatttgttatgcatgcaTGTGTACTTGATCTATATGATGCCACAACATGCACGTGTACTTTAATCAGATTTTATTATATTAATATTAATCTTATATCCATCATAACTTGGATGCTGGAGGActatatatattggttttgtgcTTGCTTTCAACGGCTTTCTATTGCACAGCCTCAATATATAAACCTGTCCCAGATTCGTAGATTAGTGACGCGTTTAAATAGTCATCAGAGAAGAAAGAAACACGTCACTTATATTGCATCTCTGATGCTGTGTTCTGTCCACTACAAATAAATCTGAATAAACACGTGCCTATGTAAATAGAGCAAATAGAGATTGACAGTCCGGACTTAACTCTCCATTTCACTGGATTTGATATTTTTTGGGTCCAAAGTCGATTCATTTTGGTGGAAACGAGTCTTTGGTACCCATCCTTGATATCAGTGATGCATCTAGCTAGTTGAAATGGCTCACTGATATTTGTAACGCATTTTGTTTCTTGGTCATGGACGACACCTAATTAGTAACGTGTTTTGCTTACCTGCGTTGCTGATCTTATATTAGTGACGCGTTTCAATTCTATGTCACTGATTATGGTGTGTCCTTTGTCCTGTTTTGACATAGTGTTGGCTGTGCTGCCCATTATATTTTCACTTGGTGGCATTCCTGTACGCATGGTAATTTTTTTTAAGATCTCTGTGAATACATTTGTACGGTTGCTCATACATATTTTCTCCTGGATGCTTGCTCCATGTGTCCAAAGGAGTCCATCCAAAACATGCTAGTATGTAGTACGTGCTGACAGTTGCACGTAACTAATGTGTTGGTGCTGAGACGGCCATCATGAATTTACATTGTGCAAGGACACTAGGAGTAACGTAGCTGCAGCTATATGGGTCTGCCAAGGAGAGTACTACCAAGGAGTAGTTGCAATGCTCGGGGAGTCAATGACTATGGACGACCAGCAATAATGTTGGAGACCGGCCGGACGGCTTCAATCCATCAACCAAACCCTGACATGGGGGCAGTCGTCCTTTCCTCTGCCTCCGCCAGCAGTTCACACACACGATGCTGGCCCTGCCCCCAGACCAAACGAAGACCCATTATAATTGCTAGCAGCTAGCGTAGCGCTACCATCACTATACAAACAACCCCCGACCTCCTCGGCTCATGCATCATTCACCACAAAATTGTTAGTTAGAGCTGCTGCTTCTGCTTAACCAAGGGCCGCCCATCAATCCGATCCGATCCTTTTATTTCTTTGTAGCAGAGGAGAGGAGACTACTACCTGTAAGGCGGATCTACTGAGAAGCAAGGTGTGTGTACACAGCTTCGTTCCATCTGCTCCGATCCCTCTATTTAtctatagtgatgatgatgatgagctctaTCCATCTTGATTTGTTCTCCAAATTATATTTAGCTTGCTTTGCTTGGCCGATGGCTCCACAGTGTAGTTCCTGCCTACACAATTTAGCAGTATTTTTTTTTTCGGTGGTGGTGTTAATTTGCCTTCCTCTTCCCTCTATGGGACGCACGATTTGTACCTAGCCCCTTGTTCTGCTTAACATAAAGCCTTGGTTTGATTACTTACCTTCAGTACCAAGGGCCGGCGCCCGGCAGATATCCCAGATCCATCTAATGCATGTCTGATGATTTACTTGCTCATGTAGGACTTGCGCTGTAGCCATGGCAGCCGTCTTGGATGCCTTGGCACCCTACGTCAAGAAGCTGTTAACAGACATGGCACAAGAAGAGGTTTCCATGTTGCTGGGCATCTCTGGTGAGATCACCAAGCTGGATGCCAGGATGGAGGACCTTAGAGCCTTTGTCTCGGATGCTGATAGGAGACGGATCACTGACCAGAATGTGCAAAGATGGGTTAGTAAGCTGAAGGATGCTATGTACGATGCCACCAACATCTTGGAGCTTTGTCAGCTCGAGGCCCATGAGCGCAGGGAACTGGAAGAAGGTGGCAGCAGCAGGGAGCAGAATCTTGTAGCTTGTTGCCAGCCACTTCTGATGTGCCTATGGAACCCCATCGCCACACTCATCACGTGCGGGAATGCAGAGAAGATACAAGATTTCTTCCAGCGACTCCTCTTCTTCCTACAGAATCCCGTGTTCACCCATGAGATAGGCAGCCGCATTATGGAGCTCAACCAGCGGTTGGACGAAATCCACAAGGAAGCGGACAAGTATAGGTTCAACATGAACCTCGGTCCCAACCCGGAGCCAAGGAAGCTAACTGCTGCTGAGTTCTCTAGCTATAGGACAAGTTCACAGGTCGACGAGTCAGCCATAGTTGGAGAACAGATAGAGAGGGATACAAGGGAGCTCATCCAGGTGCTAACCGCAGAAGATAATCACAACCTCATCAAGGTCGTGTCTATCATTGGTGCAGGCGGCATGGGTAAGACAACCCTTGCCCAAAAGATCTTCAATGATGCAACCATCCAAGAGCACTTCAAATCAAAGATATGGCTAAGCATCACCCAGCAATTCGATGTTGTTGAGCTACTGAGGGCAGCAATCGAAAATGCTGGCGGAAACCATGGTGGGAAGCAAGACAAGAACACGCTGACTGAGACCctcatcaacaccatatccacAGGCAGGTTTCTGCTTGTGATGGATGATGTGTGGAGTCATGAGGCTTGGAACCATGTGCTTAGTGTCCCAGTCAGGAATGCCAGCAAGAAACTACCTGGAAGCCGGGTCCTTGTCACTACAAGATCTGCACACCTACCCCAACAGATGCAAGCCCCCCTGCACCAACACTGTGTCAGACCTCTAGAGAATGATGATGCTTGGTCTTTGCTCAAGAAACAGCTGCAGCCTGACCAGGTTAGTCATCTATCCATACTTTATACAACTAGGATATATACTTGATTTATAGAAAGTGTATGGATCATAGTTCCGTTAAATCTAAACATTAGTGCAAGGAACACCAGCTTACTAGAGTAGAAAAAGGAGACCAGTAAAacatgaaagaaaaagaagaataatAAAATACACGGGTAATAACAAAACTCTAGGCTCAAGTTAgcaattactccctccatccaaaaatTTAGTGCATGGCTAGCTCTTTATGAAGTCTAGCTACTGAAAATGTGATCATATTTAATATCAACAGAAAATATTAACTTCAATTATGACATCaatttagtatcattagattttgtTTAGAAAGAATAAATAAGTATATTTAGAGCAAACCTATTTCAGTTTATAAATGTTCACTATTACTGTAATGATATTTAGAGGCGGTCATTTTGCATTTACGGAGGCAGGCATGACATCTGCCTCCGGCCTATCATCATTCTTAATCAACCATTTTCGATGACGGGCAAACGAGCGCCTTCATAAATCGATTAATGGATGCTCGCATCTGTTAATACCATTTACGGAGATAGGATTTGGAGAATCAGTTCAGCACTAGCACCTCtctactactccaccacacactTATTTGTGACTATATATAAGATGCTATCTTTTTATATCAACATTTCATAATCTTATATTGAATATTTTGAATACTAATTGAACTCAAATGGAAAATTTTTAATTATAAAGTTTAAATCTTGTCAAGCAGTTCAACTTTGGTATAGGATATGTCTCCATGTGAGAttgtttaaaaaaaatcaaaattttgaatctcaaaatatgtgaaattaaaacaaatatttgagacactaaaaattttaaataaaaaaattatcaatGGAAAACATGTAGATCAGGTTAGCCCCCTCAATGTTGGTATTAACTATGTAAACATTCGAAATGACTTCAAATAAAAGACTTGggaattctaaattttgaatttcaaaatctataaattTAGAACACATATTTGGGACCCTAAATGACTACAAATAAAAGACTtataactacaaagttgtagattgtatTGAGACTTACAACATttgtatagaccatgtcaacatccaagattgtttgaaaattttaaatataAAATTTCGGAATCTATAAA
This sequence is a window from Miscanthus floridulus cultivar M001 chromosome 10, ASM1932011v1, whole genome shotgun sequence. Protein-coding genes within it:
- the LOC136485714 gene encoding putative disease resistance protein RGA3; the protein is MAAVLDALAPYVKKLLTDMAQEEVSMLLGISGEITKLDARMEDLRAFVSDADRRRITDQNVQRWVSKLKDAMYDATNILELCQLEAHERRELEEGGSSREQNLVACCQPLLMCLWNPIATLITCGNAEKIQDFFQRLLFFLQNPVFTHEIGSRIMELNQRLDEIHKEADKYRFNMNLGPNPEPRKLTAAEFSSYRTSSQVDESAIVGEQIERDTRELIQVLTAEDNHNLIKVVSIIGAGGMGKTTLAQKIFNDATIQEHFKSKIWLSITQQFDVVELLRAAIENAGGNHGGKQDKNTLTETLINTISTGRFLLVMDDVWSHEAWNHVLSVPVRNASKKLPGSRVLVTTRSAHLPQQMQAPLHQHCVRPLENDDAWSLLKKQLQPDQGSRILTQSHMMLASSGNWE